TTTACAGTCCTAGTAAAATGTTTAAGGGAAACAAAAAGAAGGGTGGGGAATGGTGGACCGTAAAACTTGGTATGCTTTCATGTTTCTGGAAATGCTAGACACTCTTTGGTTCAGAATGACACTGACTGGACCACTTTCTATGTAGACACCTTTTCCTCTCCAGAGATTTTATAGGCACTATGTATTATAACAACTAATTAGAACACTTAGATGTTGCAGCTATATGCAATTTAtaaagtttataaatatataatataaagtgctttgaaaatgaaaagtgcTAGGCAAGTActcaaattattatatattaaaagcctttggtatataattttatttaataattggcTCTTTAAAAGGCATAGTACTTGATAGCTGAGCAGAATTTCTGAGCTTGAACCATTGATATTATTTTATTGAGTGAAATGCTGTTAGCAAATCAGAGCTACGGATCAAGTTTTTTCAGTTTATATAAAGTGTATGATTCATATCTCCCTCACTTTTTCATAGACCAATTCCACCTTCCCTTAGGTTCCTACCGACTTTCTGCAAAGATTCCTCCCACATCTCAGTCACTCTCGGTTATCCTGCCTGTgctgctgttttctcttttcacacATCTGccttgtgaaggtattttgtatgAACCTGAGTTTACATCTACCCTAAATGGATTCAAGATTGCATGCCACATCATCAGTGACGATAAATCCTTTTAGAAGCAATGAAGCCATGAGATGTGGCGGGTGGTCACCAGTGGGTGCATCTCCCTTGTGTACTGTTACTGATTACTTCAGTCTGCTATCACCATTCCACACCACTATGCCCATAATGAAACTCAACTTTCATCTCCTGACAGATCTTGGTTCACAGGTATTTAACTCTGATCTTTCCCCATCCATTCCTGCTCCCATTTAACTTTAGTCTTCAATGTCCTACAGTGTATTTTCCTTATTGAAAAACCCAAACTAAGCCACTCTTCTGTGAGTGTTAATGTCCAGCCTATTTAGGCACTAAACTAACAGTGCCAGCTGCCCAACGACCTCCCTGTTCATTCCAACCAATATTTTTTCTGTCCTCATGTGACTCATTCATCATTCTCCCCTCTTTGAAAGCCTTGCTTCCACAACTCAACTTTCTACAGACATTCCCAGCACTTCACTGGTTGCTCTTTTACCCAAGCTTTAAATACTGAGCTTGTCCAAGGCTTGGCTTGGGccctattcttttttaatttcttaaaaatttttggctgtgccgcacgGCATgttaggatcttagttccctgaccagggatccaacccatacTCAGTgcactggaagtgtggagtcctaactactggactgccagggaagccctgagcccTCCTCCTAATCACATTCCAGCTTTTAAGCATCTACCTCATCTTTGTTGCAAGAACTCAAAGTTTATCTCCACTTAAATCTCTTTCATGGCCTCTAATTCATGTCTACTGACCCACTCATTCAGTAAGTGACTGGAACTTTTGATTCCAgtcaccttctccacctcccaacaatcccccccccccccaccctgcttcccATTTCAGTAATTTGGCCCCAAACCTTGATAGGAGGcatccttctctttcctcacctTCCACATCCTATTCCTGAGGTCTACCAATTCTGTACCAGTCTGGCTCTCAAACATATCTCAGATCCACTCTTTTCTCCATCACTAGCTTATGGCCCTTCCAGGCCACTTCAGCTCTTACAAAGTTTATCTACTTCTACCTTGGCCTCTCTACAATCCATTCCAAAGTCCTTCCCACCCCAAAGCTCTTCCTTTGGAATCTATCAGAGGCCCTTCTCCTCCTTGCCTGCCCTGCTATAGATATGCAAATCTTCTTTCAAGACCTTTAATTCCTCAAACTTCCAGAGTTCTGCTGCAGGACTTTTGCAAGTTCTATTCCCccagattgttttttctttttacactgCCAGCTCCTTCTCTTCCTGTAATTTCTGGAAGATCCTCTCTGCTTCCATACCTAAAGCAGATTCCCCTCCCAGagtactgggggtggggtgctcaGGTTCAAAGGCTGACAGATGTTTAGGGTGAATTAAAGGTCAAATTGGACAGGGGTAGGACAGGTGTGAAGCACAAGGTTCAAGAGGTAAATAGGGTAGCTCTTAAAAGGTGTGATTCACTAATATTTTAGGTTTTCCAAAAAATCATTTTCCCCACATGCAGttttcctcctccctgtccttACTTTCTCTCAAATACTGTTTCTTTTAATGTAACCCTGGGCTATACTGAGACACCTACCCAAGGACTGAAACTGTTATCTGGTCATCCCAGTTTTCCCCTTCTATAATATACCAGTGTCCTGAAATTAAGCACTAAGCTGGAGTCTATCCTATCAATGCTGCCATCAAGATGGAGCCTGACATTACCTAACATTCTCACGTGAAACCAGAATTCTCACAGTTTTTCAAATCATTTCCCACCCTTGCCCAATCTACCAATCACAGCAAAGGATGCAATTCTCTCATGAATTACTAAAAAACATCCAGGAAGAGGCCAAGTCCTCCCTTCACTCCCACTTTTCTTTTCTAAACCATCCACAACCCATCTGGGGTCATGCTCtattgcatctctctctctcgccCAATCACAGGTGTGCATGCACATTCCTTCTAATTCCCCTAATCAAAGTCCTTGTTTAGGCCCCGGATTATCTCATAGTTTCCTCACTTTCAATGTTGgttcaattaaaaggaaaaaaaaaaaaacccaaatctaaAAGAGGCAACAAAGGAACAGAAACCACTCCAATCAGTTTAAATAAAAGAGGGAATTTATTAGAAGAATACAGTTTCTTGCAGGGACTCCAATAGCCGAAATGAGTTAAGAGCTAGAAGCAGGCCTTTCTGCAGGACATCATGTTGTAATCACAAACTTTTACTTCTGGGTTTTGCAAGAGCACGAACAGAATTTCTTAGAGGTCAGTCCTCCCTGTATAGTGCATAAGGGACTAGAGTGTGGCTTCATTTCTGCTGGCTTTTTGATCCTTATATTCCTTTATGCTGGCCTCAAACTTGTCAAGCACATGCTGGCAGACATTCATGAGCTCAGTCAGGCCTCTCTGAAAGGGCTCGACAGCTGGAAGGGCACCTCGAGTCTGTATGCGCAAATTAATTTTGCTCTCTGAAGGATGGGTTGTTGTGTAACCACAAAATTCCACTTCCGGGTTCTTCATGATCATGTAACGAAGAGAATTTCCTAGGGTATGGTCCTCCTCGTGCAATACAAATGTCACACAGTGTCTATCTGTCCCAGCTGCCTGGACCATTTCCAGGGCTGTCTTCCTCTCGCCTTCAGCCATTGAGGTCTTCAATCCAGATATTTTtctacacacatattttttataaaaatgagatcatactGAATATGGTTTTGTAACTAGCTTTTTCTCAACTACTACATCACAACTGCAACACGTTATTAACTCTAATGCACTCCAGTTACACAGAACTATTAGCATTAGCCCTTTATTACTTTCCTGCCTCCACACAGTCTACCAGTAAATAATTTATTGTCTCCAATTCCTCTCTACTCCATTTGGCCGTTCACGTGGCCACAAGGGGAGTGTCCTTAATAAAGTCtgctaaaatattctttttggtAGAGTCACAAGAAAGGGACAGGATTAAAAAAGGGCGGGCCCTGCTAAAGGATGGAAAGGGAGCTGAAAGGCGCAGATtgttataaaaatagaaactaaagaTCATCAGCGCGCAGGTCCAACTATGGCTTCCGCTTGCCGGGGATAAGGACACTAGAACGGAAAGTCTGAGAAGAGTCGCCAAGCCGGAGGGAGAGGGAGCACTCGGCGCACAAAGTGGATCAGCGAGCGCTCGGCACAGAGAAGGGGCTCGGGCCTGGCCGACGAGCCAACCCCACCGCTTGGGAAACTGGCCTGGCGCCCGTCAGCTCTATTAAATGGGGGTGGGCAGTTTGGGGACGGAGCTCAGGTCTCACAACTCGTCTTCCCTCCCTCATATCTAGCGTACCGAGCGCCCCCGCTCCAGCGATCCAGGTCTCCCCCGCTCCCTTCCCACTCggggcccctcctccccccagcgcTCCCTCCTCGCCTGTGCTCCCCGCCAGGCCCGGCCGCGGAGGCCGAGGccccggccgcccgcccgccggctcCCGGGGCAGGGCGCGGCCCGCTCCTCCCGCCCCCCTCCTCGGCCGTTACCTCTCCAGCTCCTGGTCTTCTTCCATGGCGGGGGCGGCTTCCGGGATCCTCAGGGGGTGCCGGCCGACCGGAGGCTCGGCTCCATACCTCGAAGCGCGCGGGcgcagcaggaaggaaggaaggaaggaaggacggaccGACGGAAGGAGTGCGGACGGAAGGAGCGGGGTGGAGCCGCGGCGGCGCCCGGCCACGGGGCGGGGCGTGGAGGCCCCGCCCCGCAACCGCGCCCACGGACCCCCGAGCCCGGCCGGTGCGCGCCAGCGCTCGGCGCGGGGCGCCGTCCCCCCAGGTGATGGCGAAGGGGGCGGGGCCTTACCTGCCGCCCCCAGATCACCTTCCTAATTGGGGGGCCGGCCCGCTGGGGGACGGGATCTATCCCAGGCGGGACCCCACCTCCCGGGGCCGGGTCGGGGGGCTTTCCCGGGACAACAGACTTAAACGGCAGCGGAGAAACTTTGGTGAATTTCACCACAGAACAGGATGGGTGAGACCCGGGATCGTGTAGCTGCACGGCTCAACTGGGTCGAAGGGCAAGCGTCTGTTGTTCAtctctgggtggggggaggagtgagagttctgaagGAAAGTGCCCCCgctccccacgccccaccccGTCTCTTCTAGGATCTTCTTCTACCCCTGGAGTACGTCCTGCCTCGCCCTGGACGTCCTTTCCCCCTTACTCTTCTGGCCTCTTAAACCTCCTTACCTGCGGAACCTCCCGTCACCTTTGTTCCCAggtgcccccgcccccgccccggcaaCCTTTCATCTCCCGGACTCGCTCTCCGCCCTCCTTCTCCCTCCGTACCTCCCTGCTCTCCGTCCGCTCAGGTGTTCTTCGCCAGAACCCTTCTCCCTCCCCGGCGGTCCTACTCCCCTCGCCCTCCTCGTCGCGGTCGGCCCCGGTCCCGGCCCTCGACCCCCGCGGTCCCCTCGCCCGGCACGCCCACAGTTGTGTCTTCCCGCGCCACCTGTTCTCCTGAGCCCACCCCCGACCTCTGAGACGTCCACCGCCTCCCCCAGCTGCTGCCCGCTCCTCGCGCGGTCGGCGGGGAGCGCACAGGCACTTCCCTGGCCTGGGGCAGGCGGCCGGGCGGCGTGGACGGCcgagggtgggggagggcgggcgGAGCGGGCTCACTCTAACCCGGAGCGacggccccggcccggcccgccccccgcgcccTCGGATAGGCGGAGTCGCCCTCTGGCCCGCCCCCTCGCGCCCCATGCGGCCGCCGATTGGCCCGGGCGCTTGTCGGGTGGCGCGGCTCGGCCCTGGTGTTCGCCCGCGGGAAGGCAGCAGGGGCGGTTGAGAAGTGAAGTCTCGGCCGGAGTTTGCTCCCTGGCAGGAAATCCGCGGCGGCGGTTCCCGGCGGGGCGCAGGCTGGCTGGCCCAGCGCTCCCTCAACGGGCCGCGGGAGCGGAGCCGACGCTGGGCTGCGGCGCCGGGAGCCGGACGCGCCCGGGCGGCCGCGCTCCCGCGGTGAGTAACTTTGCTCTGCCCGCCTACCCCGCGCCCGCTCGCGGCTCCGGTCGCGCCTCAGGTGCGGGTGGCGGGGGGTGTGGGGCGGCCGGGAGGCGCCCCCCGCGCTCTCCTCGCCCGGCCGGGCTGCGGGGCCGCGGGCCGCGCGTGGGGCGGCCGCGCTGGTCCGGGGAGGTGGGCGCGCGCGGCGGGGCGCCGGGGGAGGAGAGCGCGgtcccccgccgccgccgccgccgccgggtgCTTCCGGCCGCCGTCCGGCCGCTGTGCGCGTTGTTTGCTCCAGTTTtcgggaggggagaggtggggatgAGGTTTTCGCTCCTGCGTGTGTGTTGCCGGGAAGGAGAGTGCCACCGGCTACCTTGCCTCGGTCTTGTTCCCTGGAAAGGCGCGGGGAGAGATCGTCCCCTGCGCCCCAGCCTGTTGCCTGTGAATTCTCGCCTTTCCCCTGAGGCTGGACGGGGTGGGAGAGAGATTGGACATCTTCGAGGGACCAGTTTCAACATTCGGGTCTTGACGTGGAAGCAGTCGCGCACATTTCCATTCAGGAAAGACATCGCTTCCTTTTCAGAGCTTCATGCCCTGTTTTAGACGAAGGACCTTCCACTTAGATGTAGTGTTTTTTCTGATGTTTCTGTGTACATGTAAGCTTATGAATCAGGACATTCGTATCTGCCAGGAGCCATACAGTACACTTACGCGTAGCCTTAACTGTGtagatgctttctttttaaatcacagaaaCGAAGTTGTGTGAAAAGCAGTGGCGGTTCAGGAGGAGTAAACAGTTGTGAACGCCGATTTATTGGAACTCTCTTCACTTTAAGAATTTCACATTCTTGCAGCAGTGGTGCTTATTTGTAAATTGGCCTTCGTCCCAGgacagattttgatttttttttttccctttcacgtACTGTGACACAGCACTGACGACGGGTGGTCTCAGTagataaattttatttgcttGGATAGATTTGATTCCCATCTCCACACCCCTTTAGAAAATGGACTTTGATCTAGTATTCTTTTTGGCCTGCCAGAGATTTCTTGAGCCATGAACAACAAGTTTTTGGCTTTTTAGCTTGTCCAAGTCCCACACGTGAGTTTTCCCATAGGAGTAAAATGTAGGCCAAATCGGAAGCAAAGTAGAATAACATTCCTTTTAATTTGACGCACCTGTGTGTTAGCATGCCTAATTCTGTCttgttcctctctttttcttatcaggttttacatttttcattatttattcattcagagtGTCTTCTGCAAATGAGTGTCTTCTGCATGCCAGACGTGGATGGCAGGGGTCAGCTCTTGCCCTGAACTGGCTCATGGTATTGTTTGGAAACTGATCAGTACCTCTGTTCTACCAGCTACCTGAAAGCAGTTTGAACAGGTGCTGTAGGAACTTAAAAGAGGaagcatttctgcctccagttTGTTAGGGAAGGCATCACACAGGCACTTAACTCTTCAGACTACTGAGAGATTTTTGTTCTAGGCGAAGGCACTAGTGTGTAAGGTGTTGCTTTATGAGAGCTGCCTGTGGTTACTCTGCATGAAGGACATGATGTCTGGGGTTAGAGTCGTGGCCAGGGCCTGCTGTATTATTCATTTCAGAGCACTTAGCACTTTGCCTCGCTTACAGTgggcactcaaatatttattgaactgaCTTGAACAGAAACATGAAGGACTTTGTATGACAAAACAAGAAATTTCAACTTTATCCAATCAGTGATACAGAGCTGCAGGAGAACGTTATGATAACATGTACATTCCACAAGAATATCTGTGGCAGTCTGAAGGATGGTGGGGGTCCAGATGGGAGGTAGGGAGACAGAGTAGGAGCTGTTACACTGTAGGGTTTAAGTGCTCAGCACTTCTGGATTCTTCTTGTCCGAGTTAGAGTCTGGCTCTGTCGCTCATTATGTAACCTCTGTCTTCCTTAGGTTCTTCATTTCATAGGGTTTGGGGGATAAAACTTGAGAAAATGTATGttacttagaatagtgcctggcacataggaaggaCTTGGTAGATGCTAGTTGTTATTCTGTGTGAAGGCGCTGGAAGTAGAGATGATGTGGCATTTAGGAGGTATAATTGGTTAGGCTAGGTAACTGACTACATATGATTAATGAGAGGGGTGATTCCCAGGTTTTTTGACTTGGGGGCATTGGCATATACTAGTTAAGCTGGCTGTGGAGTCAGAACAGGGATTGAATTCCATCACTTATGCTTAGAATTACTACTACTGAACCTTAGTTTCCTAACATTTAGGAAACAAAATACCTGTCTAGTAGGgtttgaggatcaaatgaaattaCGCATATAATGCCCTTGGCAGCGTAACTAGCACAttacaggtgctcaataaatattagttgttcCTGTAGTGGTTATGACGTTAATGAGCTAGTGGAACGTTGGAAGTTATGAGAAGGAACAGTTAAAAACAGTTGGTAGGAGTGCGGAAGGGACAATACATAGTTTTGGACCAACCCATTGAGGTGCTCATGGGTGGTTGAGAGGTCTGTGATGCAGTTGTTGGATAGATGTGTCTGCAGGAgctagaaaagaatggaaaagaaaaaaaaagaaatgagttcacATAAGGCCTTTGTGGGTATGGTCAGCTTTATGGaagatttggggggagggggacagagaagAGGTTTATATGTGACAGTGCCAGGAGTGCTGGTGTCGGACATTGGGCATCTCTAGCCTTAAAATGCATTTTGGCCACCATCCCAAGGGAACGCCAGGCTCCTATACTCAGGCTGGCTCTgtgcccttctccctctcctcttctcctttctgaTTGCTCCCCCCAAATCCAggtactttttaattttgttatgcAGAGGCATTTAACTTTTCCTGTTTATGGGGCTAAAGTTCACTCTAGGCCCACCTTCCTATTCAAAATCCAGTGTTTCTGGAAGAATCAAATGTCTCATTTCATAGGTTTACATAGGAAGTAATGTTGGTTCTAAAATTATATAGGCacacatataaaaatactttatatatatctgtgtatatctTGCATGTAAAATTATAGTTGTAGCAGACTTAGCCAGACTTAAAATGGCCCTGTTAAGGGGCCTGGGAGATTTACAAAATAAGCCCCCTTTAGCTTTCCTGTCATATGTCTCTTTTTCTGAGAAAGTACAAAACAGTAGAAAAATCTGTGGTTATGTACATTTTTTGGTTGATTGGAGATAGAAGAAATGGCAATTTTGTGTATTAAAGAGTTGTTAAGAGGAATTTTTTAAGAAGCAAATGTTTGTAATGTACATTATGATGATAAATGCATCTAGTTAGTGTGTTTTTAAAGAGGCGGggttttgaggtttgttttttggtttttttttatagtgGAAACTTTGATGTTTGGGAGCAGCCAGCTGGCCTCAGTTTAGATGATCCCAGTTTTGTCTACAACATCCAAAGCGTCATAGGCAGGAGCCAGTGGAACAATatgccttcttctctccatcaGGCCACATCAGGGTGTTGAGCTTCGCCACGTCAGGGTCCTAGAGCTTCTTCACAGCCTGTTTAATTTGGTGCCTGTCGGCCTTGACATCCACAGTGAACACCGGTGTGTTgctgtcttctgttttcttcatggCTGACCCAGTGGTGAGGGAAGCTTGATGACGTCGTCGTGGTCAGGCTTGTTTCTCCCAGGGGTGCTCTTCCGAGGATATTTGGGTTGAAGAGGCAGGTGTTGAAGGCTCTATCCTTCAGAATGTATGCTTTGTAAGAGCAGGGATCCTGATTTGCTCACTGAAGGAGAGTCTCCAAGCACCGGAACCATGAATATTAATGTGTGcatgaataagtgaattggatCCATTGGCTTTGATCTGCCTTGGCCCACAGACTTATTGCAATCTTTGGAACAATCATCCGCCAGAGGGAAAACAAAAGAGGGATTTGAGCCACCAGAGAAGCTTAAAGTACTTCGTATTCTTAAAGGAAGACACGGGAACTGTAACAGAATTTATGGCTGTTGTGATTCAGTGGTTTCAGTGCCAGCTGCTGTAGTTATTTGCATGATTCCCTCCGTTTCCCCCTTCACTGTGGTAGTTGTGGGGTGTCGTAGGGAGGAACAGACTTATGTAGGGATATTGCTTTGTTCAGAGTTAGTGACAATAGCTGTATCATAACTGTCCTCTTATTAGCAAAACTCCAGAGCAGATGAGAGATTGAGGAGAAAAGGTGAAAAGATAGGAGCAGAAGAGGTGTTGTGGGCAGAGAGGGTCAAGCATAGTTTATACCTTTATATTCCCAGCCTTGAGATTTAATACGGTTACTTCTGATAACCAGGATCCCTCAGTGGAGAAAGtatgtgggggggcgggggggattttttttcctcaaaattggactgggaaggagaaatgagaaatagaaacaaGTGCAGAAATAGGCAATAGGCAAGTAAAACTTTATGTATATCGTGTGTTTATGTGCTTATTTATATAGATGAGTATACTATAAACTATCCTGTGTCCACTTAAAAAGCATACCActtttatgtaaacaaatgagattttaatttttttctctattggaAGAGTAATCTTAGAGttcttttaaataacaaattgCCCTAAAGTGTATAATAGGGGCCATCGTAAAAAATGTGCATAACTAAGTTATGAGGACCTATATCTTATGTAAAACAAGGTGTACTTGGCCTTAGTAAAGCTTCCAAAGGCTCTGATGGTTATTAGTTTGTTTTGTAGGtgaaagtgaaataagtctggTATGTATTTGTACTCCTTCCCCCACTCGCCTCTCAAAGCTGGGACTTTGGCTGCCAGTATTGAacattaatcctttatcagagtTCTGAATCCTGTTCAGTTAAACTACttaattattaaacaaacaaattggAGTTCTACTTATTTGTCTTATTATGACTTTTCTTCCACATGATTTTAATGTTTGCAGTTTGACTTCCAATTTAATTATATTCAGCAAGCACTTAAGCGTGCATGATGG
This genomic window from Hippopotamus amphibius kiboko isolate mHipAmp2 chromosome 14, mHipAmp2.hap2, whole genome shotgun sequence contains:
- the LOC130835945 gene encoding DNA-directed RNA polymerases I and III subunit RPAC2 — encoded protein: MEEDQELERKISGLKTSMAEGERKTALEMVQAAGTDRHCVTFVLHEEDHTLGNSLRYMIMKNPEVEFCGYTTTHPSESKINLRIQTRGALPAVEPFQRGLTELMNVCQHVLDKFEASIKEYKDQKASRNEATL